One Cucurbita pepo subsp. pepo cultivar mu-cu-16 chromosome LG07, ASM280686v2, whole genome shotgun sequence genomic region harbors:
- the LOC111798276 gene encoding B-box zinc finger protein 20-like has protein sequence MKIQCDVCEKGDASVFCTADEAALCNICDHRVHHANKLASKHRRFSLLRSAAAEAPVCDVCRERRGFLFCQQDRAILCRECDDPIHSANELTMKHDRFLLTGIKLSTTAALYAPPPSDEKPIKTGHRTGFDHKSKGSVKKPTAVPAAPVGCTSSVCVNASTNIPPAVAMNKGGGGQIPTGGGGSASSISEYLMETLPGWHFEDLLDSSVPPPFMECEGLGLPFVEGDFNSGLSPSERLELWVPQGPMYGSGLMMNSGVKDTKDLVVNSSKVNRAWTDDCFTVPQITSTTAPSAGFKRSRSFWYNNH, from the exons ATGAAGATTCAGTGTGATGTCTGTGAAAAAGGCGATGCGTCAGTGTTCTGCACGGCGGATGAGGCGGCGCTTTGTAATATCTGTGACCATCGTGTCCACCATGCCAATAAGCTCGCTTCGAAGCACCGCCGCTTCTCTCTGCTCCGCTCTGCTGCAGCGGAGGCACCTGTCTGCGATGTGTGCCGG GAGCGGCGAGGGTTCTTGTTTTGTCAACAGGATAGAGCGATTCTGTGTAGAGAGTGCGATGATCCAATTCATTCGGCTAATGAACTCACTATGAAACACGATAGGTTTCTTCTGACTGGGATTAAGCTTTCCACCACCGCTGCTCTGTACGCGCCGCCTCCCTCCGACGAGAAACCGATCAAAACTGGTCATCGTACTGGTTTTGATCACAAATCAAAGGGTTCAGTCAAGAAACCAACCGCTGTTCCTGCTGCTCCAGTAGGATGCACATCAAGTGTTTGTGTTAATGCCTCAACCAACATACCTCCGGCAGTAGCCATGAACAAGGGCGGCGGAGGTCAGATTCCGACAGGAGGCGGTGGCTCAGCCAGTAGCATATCGGAATATTTGATGGAGACACTTCCTGGGTGGCACTTTGAGGATTTACTCGATTCCTCTGTTCCTCCCCCTTTTATGGAG TGTGAAGGGTTGGGATTACCATTTGTGGAAGGTGATTTCAACAGTGGCCTTTCACCATCGGAGCGTTTGGAGCTTTGGGTCCCTCAGGGGCCGATGTATGGTTCAGGTTTGATGATGAACAGTGGGGTGAAGGACACAAAGGATTTGGTAGTAAACTCATCAAAAGTCAATAGAGCTTGGACAGATGATTGTTTCACTGTTCCTCAGATCACAAGTACAACAGCCCCATCTGCAGGCTTTAAGCGATCCAGATCTTTTTGGTATAACAATCACTAA
- the LOC111798277 gene encoding protein SHI RELATED SEQUENCE 5-like isoform X2 has translation MAELFYVGGREEGPPNKEQQHKQTQPTLFMYRNDQQIHHKGFEIWPPHYQTHFSSAVGQSRRTDSDHPSRSAFTATRPAAATAGGINCQDCGNQAKKDCAYLRCRTCCKSRGFHCQTHVKSTWVPAAKRRERQFCGGDNSKRLRETQSATATATATPRLPASFTSVSAMDDEDEEFAYQTAVNIGGHVFKGILYDQGSEVHYTAGESSSGHGGDGSVHPLNLIAGPSNLAAASTTTSAATSSNPTAAVAPLLDPSIYPAPLNAFMAGTQFFPPSRS, from the exons ATGGCTGAATTGTTCTATGTaggaggaagagaagaaggcccaccaaacaaagaacaacaacacaaacaaacacaaccCACCTTGTTTATGTACCGAAACGACCAACAAATCCACCACAAAGGCTTCGAAATATGGCCTCCACATTACCAAACCCACTTCTCCTCCGCCGTTGGTCAGAGCCGCCGCACCGACTCCGATCACCCCTCCAGATCCGCCTTCACCGCCACCAGACCCGCCGCAGCCACTGCCGGAGGCATCAATTGCCAAGACTGTGGCAACCAAGCCAAGAAGGATTGTGCTTATTTGCGGTGTAGGACTTGCTGTAAGAGCCGAGGGTTTCACTGCCAGACTCACGTGAAGAGCACGTGGGTTCCGGCTGCTAAACGCCGTGAACGGCAGTTTTGTGGTGGGGATAATTCCAAACGACTTAGAGAAACCCAATCCGCCACCGCCACAGCCACCGCCACCCCTCGTTTGCCCGCCTCCTTCACCTcag TAAGCGCGATGGACGATGAGGATGAAGAGTTTGCATATCAGACGGCTGTGAATATCGGAGGCCACGTGTTCAAAGGAATTCTCTACGATCAAGGCTCTGAAGTCCATTACACCGCCGGCGAGAGCTCCTCCGGCCACGGAGGAGATGGATCAGTACACCCACTTAACTTAATTGCTGGACCCTCCAACCTCGCCGCCGCTTCCACCACTACCTCGGCTGCAACCAGCTCCAACCCCACCGCCGCCGTCGCGCCGTTGCTTGACCCTTCTATATATCCAGCTCCTCTTAATGCATTTATGGCTGGTACGCAGTTCTTCCCACCCTCTAGATcatga
- the LOC111798277 gene encoding protein SHI RELATED SEQUENCE 5-like isoform X1: protein MAELFYVGGREEGPPNKEQQHKQTQPTLFMYRNDQQIHHKGFEIWPPHYQTHFSSAVGQSRRTDSDHPSRSAFTATRPAAATAGGINCQDCGNQAKKDCAYLRCRTCCKSRGFHCQTHVKSTWVPAAKRRERQFCGGDNSKRLRETQSATATATATPRLPASFTSELEKFPSEVNSPAVFRCVKVSAMDDEDEEFAYQTAVNIGGHVFKGILYDQGSEVHYTAGESSSGHGGDGSVHPLNLIAGPSNLAAASTTTSAATSSNPTAAVAPLLDPSIYPAPLNAFMAGTQFFPPSRS from the exons ATGGCTGAATTGTTCTATGTaggaggaagagaagaaggcccaccaaacaaagaacaacaacacaaacaaacacaaccCACCTTGTTTATGTACCGAAACGACCAACAAATCCACCACAAAGGCTTCGAAATATGGCCTCCACATTACCAAACCCACTTCTCCTCCGCCGTTGGTCAGAGCCGCCGCACCGACTCCGATCACCCCTCCAGATCCGCCTTCACCGCCACCAGACCCGCCGCAGCCACTGCCGGAGGCATCAATTGCCAAGACTGTGGCAACCAAGCCAAGAAGGATTGTGCTTATTTGCGGTGTAGGACTTGCTGTAAGAGCCGAGGGTTTCACTGCCAGACTCACGTGAAGAGCACGTGGGTTCCGGCTGCTAAACGCCGTGAACGGCAGTTTTGTGGTGGGGATAATTCCAAACGACTTAGAGAAACCCAATCCGCCACCGCCACAGCCACCGCCACCCCTCGTTTGCCCGCCTCCTTCACCTcag AATTGGAGAAATTTCCATCGGAAGTGAACTCACCGGCGGTGTTTCGGTGTGTGAAAGTAAGCGCGATGGACGATGAGGATGAAGAGTTTGCATATCAGACGGCTGTGAATATCGGAGGCCACGTGTTCAAAGGAATTCTCTACGATCAAGGCTCTGAAGTCCATTACACCGCCGGCGAGAGCTCCTCCGGCCACGGAGGAGATGGATCAGTACACCCACTTAACTTAATTGCTGGACCCTCCAACCTCGCCGCCGCTTCCACCACTACCTCGGCTGCAACCAGCTCCAACCCCACCGCCGCCGTCGCGCCGTTGCTTGACCCTTCTATATATCCAGCTCCTCTTAATGCATTTATGGCTGGTACGCAGTTCTTCCCACCCTCTAGATcatga
- the LOC111798278 gene encoding V-type proton ATPase subunit a2-like encodes MDLLRSEPMQFVQLIVPNESVHRTVSYLGDLGLFQFNDLNASRSPFQRTYAAQIKRCGEMARKLRFFREQMARAGLSPSSNSLAVADFDLDNLEVKLGEFEAELLEINGNNEKLRRNYSELLEYKLVLQKVGEFFHLAQSIAAAQQRELEVQQNGEGSIDSPLLLEQEMTTDSTKQVKLGYISGLVLREKSMAFERILFRSTRGNVYLRQAVVDGSVTDPVSGEKVEKNVFVIFYSGERAKNKILKISEAFGANRYPFTDDLGKQLQMITEVSGKLSELKTTIDLGQVHRSKLLQMIGHQYEQWNLLVKKEKSVYHTLNMLSVDVTKKCLVGEGWCPVFATNQIQNVIQKATFDSKSQIEAIFHVLQTKEAPPTYFRTNKFTSTFQEIVDAYGIAKYQEANPGVYTIVTFPFLFAVMFGDWGHGICLLLATLYLIIREKKFSSQKLGDIVEMTFAGRYVIMMMALFSIYTGLIYNEFFSVPFELFGPSAYGCRHTSCRDATTIGLIKVRDTYPFGVDPKWHGTRSELPFLNSLKMKMSILLGVAQMNLGIILSYFNAKFFEEKINIWYQFVPQMIFLNSLFGYLSLLIIVKWCSGSQADLYHVMIYMFLSPTDDLGENELFPGQQFVQVLLLLAALTAVPWMLLPKPFLLRKQNAERHQGRSYSLLHGTDDNLETKQHHSSPSHDDFDFSEVFVHQLIHTIEFVLGAVSNTASYLRLWALSLAHSELSSVFYDKVLLLAWGFDSWSIRIIGIAVFICATVGVLLVMETLSAFLHALRLHWVEFQNKFYAGDGFKFSPYSFSLLREEDE; translated from the exons ATGGATCTACTGCGATCGGAGCCGATGCAGTTTGTGCAGCTGATCGTTCCTAATGAATCGGTGCACCGGACGGTTTCCTATCTCGGCGACCTCGGTCTCTTCCAATTCAACGAT ctCAATGCATCTAGAAGTCCATTCCAGCGAACGTATGCTGCTCAG ATTAAAAGATGTGGGGAAATGGCTCGCAAGCTAAGGTTTTTCAGGGAGCAAATGGCAAGGGCTGGTTTATCTCCGTCATCAAATTCTCTAGCGGTTGCTGATTTTGATCTGGATAATTTGGAG GTTAAACTTGGAGAATTTGAGGCAGAATTGTTAGAGATAAATGGCAACAATGAGAAGTTACGACGCAATTATAGTGAGCTGTTGGAATATAAGCTTGTACTTCAGAAG GTTGGGGAGTTTTTCCATCTAGCTCAAAGCATAGCTGCAGCTCAGCAAAGAGAACTGGAAGTGCAACAAAACGGGGAAGGGTCCATCGACAGTCCTTTACTATTGGAACAA GAAATGACAACGGATTCAACGAAACAAGTTAAGCTAGGTTATATCAGTGGTCTAGTTCTGAGAGAAAAGTCAATGGCTTTTGAAAGGATTTTGTTCCGTTCAACTAGGGGCAATGTGTATCTAAGGCAAGCTGTGGTTGATGGTTCCGTCACTGATCCTGTATCTGGGGAGAAG GTCGAGAAAAATGTGTTTGTCATATTTTATTCCGGAGAGAGAGCAAAGAATAAAATTCTGAAAATAAGCGAAGCTTTTGGCGCAAACCGTTATCCATTCACTGATGACTTGGGCAAACAACTTCAGATGATTACAGAG GTGTCTGGAAAACTCTCTGAATTGAAGACTACCATTGATTTGGGGCAAGTGCACCGAAGTAAACTCTTGCAGATGATTGGCCATCAATACGAGCAGTGGAATCTTTTG GTAAAGAAGGAAAAGTCTGTTTACCACACTTTGAATATGCTCAGTGTTGACGTAACAAAGAAATGCCTTGTAGGTGAAGGTTGGTGTCCTGTTTTTGCAACAAATCAG ATTCAAAATGTGATCCAGAAGGCTACCTTTGACAGCAAATCACAGATTGAGGCTATCTTTCATGTTCTGCAAACGAAGGAAGCACCACCAACATATTTCCGCACAAACAAATTTACTTCTACATTTCAAGAAATTGTGGATGCATATGG GATTGCTAAGTATCAGGAAGCAAATCCTGGGGTCTACACGATTGTCACCTTTCCGTTCCTTTTTGCTGTAATGTTCGGAGATTGGGGCCATGGAATATGCTTGTTGCTGGCAACATTATATCTTATAATAAGGGAGAAGAAATTTTCCAGCCAG AAACTTGGAGATATCGTGGAAATGACTTTTGCGGGCCGTTATGTTATCATGATGATGGCACTTTTTTCAATCTACACAGGACTGAtttataatgaatttttttctgTCCCATTTGAATTGTTTGGGCCTTCTGCATATGGTTGTCGTCATACTTCATGCAG GGATGCCACTACCATAGGTTTAATAAAGGTTCGTGATACATATCCATTTGGTGTGGATCCTAAGTGGCATGGCACTCGAAGTGAATTACCTTTTCTCAACtcgttgaagatgaagatgtcGATTCTACTGGGAGTTGCTCAAATGAATCTTGGAATTATATTGAGCTACTTCAATGCGAAattctttgaagaaaaaattaacatcTG GTACCAATTTGTTCCGCAGATGATATTCTTGAACAGCTTATTCGGCTACCTCTCGCTTCTCATAATTGTAAAATGGTGCTCTGGATCTCAAGCTGATCTGTATCACGTAATGATATATATGTTCTTGAGTCCTACAGATGATCTAGGTGAAAATGAGCTTTTTCCAGGACAGCAGTTTGTTCAG GTTCTTTTACTTTTGGCTGCCCTCACTGCCGTGCCATGGATGCTGCTTCCGAAGCCTTTTCTGTTGAGGAAACAGAATGCAGAA AGGCACCAAGGTCGATCCTACTCCCTACTTCACGGCACGGATGACAATCTTGAAACAAAACAGCACCACAGTTCCCCCAGCCACGATGACTTTGACTTCAGCGAGGTCTTTGTACACCAACTTATACATACCATAGAGTTCGTACTTGGTGCAGTTTCTAACACAGCATCTTATCTACGTCTATGGGCCCTCAg CCTAGCCCATTCGGAGTTGTCGAGCGTATTTTACGACAAGGTTCTACTCCTAGCTTGGGG GTTCGACAGTTGGAGCATCCGAATAATAGGAATAGCAGTTTTTATATGTGCAACTGTGGGAGTTTTACTAGTGATGGAAACTCTGAGCGCATTCCTACACGCTTTGAGGCTCCACTGGGTGGAGTTTCAGAACAAATTCTATGCAGGAGATGGATTCAAATTTTCCCCTTACTCCTTTTCTCTGCTTCGGGAGGAGGATGAGTGA